From the genome of Deltaproteobacteria bacterium, one region includes:
- a CDS encoding GHKL domain-containing protein, translating to MAKRYSIRMQYALLATVFFLAVCVVALYAKFSLEAVLDEQALTRLQGLEINLQDAAEFRRVVDKVLLVSCALALVVAVLCFAFYRRIKVSLEEIRHRLEHFSRTSFDDKLPEYDIKEINELAKTIDEMLERLKHSEQVRIDFVANVSHELKTPVTSIKGFVETLIQGAKDNEKDLNRFLDIVLKQADRLDRIVSDLLTLARLEGEQRDELLSLEEEFVITILRAAIANCRARLEEKNIRIEYQCDDRLMMTCDRFLIEQAITNLVDNAIKYSGQDSFVHLTAKVDNHEVVIDVEDKGLGIPREHLPRLFERFYRVDKARSRSIGGTGLGLAIVKHIVQVHGGRVSVESHLGMGSRFSIAIPLDLARK from the coding sequence TTGGCAAAAAGATACTCAATTAGAATGCAGTATGCGCTACTTGCTACAGTATTTTTTTTGGCGGTTTGTGTCGTTGCCTTGTATGCCAAGTTTAGTCTTGAAGCTGTTTTAGATGAGCAGGCGCTTACTAGACTTCAGGGATTAGAAATAAACTTGCAGGATGCAGCGGAGTTTAGAAGAGTTGTTGATAAAGTACTGTTAGTATCTTGCGCCCTGGCGCTTGTCGTGGCGGTTTTATGTTTTGCTTTTTATCGACGCATCAAAGTGTCGCTTGAGGAAATTCGTCATAGACTTGAACATTTTTCGCGAACCAGTTTTGACGATAAGCTGCCAGAATACGATATAAAGGAGATTAACGAGTTAGCTAAGACAATTGATGAAATGCTAGAGCGTCTTAAGCATTCAGAGCAAGTTCGCATTGATTTCGTTGCCAACGTTTCACATGAGCTAAAGACACCGGTAACTTCCATAAAGGGATTTGTAGAGACGCTCATTCAGGGAGCAAAGGATAACGAAAAGGACTTAAATAGGTTTTTAGATATAGTTTTGAAGCAAGCGGATCGCCTAGACCGAATTGTTAGCGATCTTTTAACTTTAGCGCGATTAGAAGGAGAGCAAAGAGATGAGTTGCTTTCACTCGAAGAGGAGTTCGTCATAACTATACTTCGCGCCGCAATCGCAAACTGCCGTGCTCGCCTGGAGGAGAAAAATATTCGCATTGAATATCAATGCGACGACAGATTAATGATGACTTGCGATCGCTTTTTGATTGAACAAGCAATTACTAATCTAGTTGACAATGCCATTAAGTATAGTGGTCAAGATAGCTTTGTTCATTTAACGGCAAAGGTGGATAATCATGAAGTGGTTATTGATGTAGAGGATAAGGGGCTGGGAATTCCGAGAGAACATTTGCCTCGATTATTTGAACGCTTTTATCGCGTCGATAAAGCACGAAGTCGAAGTATTGGAGGAACTGGACTTGGGCTAGCTATAGTTAAACACATTGTTCAAGTTCATGGTGGAAGAGTTTCGGTTGAGAGCCATCTCGGCATGGGCTCTCGTTTTTCAATTGCAATTCCGCTAGATTTAGCAAGGAAATAA
- a CDS encoding response regulator, protein MKSKIILVIEDEESILELITYNLEREGFRVIGVSSGEAGLLRARESNPGLIILDLMLPGIDGIEVCSKIRGDSSLKSVPIVMISAKGEEPDIVRGLELGADDYVTKPFSPTVLVARVKAVLRRKEEKLPDDSAILFKAGISIDPRRFVVKLGENNIDLTLSEFRLLHFLMRHPGWVFTRYQIVDAIKGEDYPVTDRSVDVQIVGLRKKLGEQGKLVETVRGVGYRFKE, encoded by the coding sequence ATGAAATCAAAAATCATTTTAGTTATTGAGGATGAGGAGAGCATTCTTGAATTGATAACTTACAACTTAGAGCGCGAGGGGTTTAGGGTAATCGGAGTATCGTCAGGCGAGGCAGGACTTTTGCGGGCAAGGGAGAGCAATCCTGGGCTAATAATTTTAGATCTAATGTTGCCTGGTATCGATGGAATAGAGGTTTGTTCAAAGATAAGAGGCGATAGTTCGCTTAAGTCTGTGCCAATAGTAATGATCTCAGCAAAAGGGGAAGAACCAGATATCGTGAGAGGGTTAGAGCTCGGGGCGGATGACTATGTTACCAAGCCATTTAGCCCGACTGTCTTGGTAGCACGGGTGAAGGCAGTTTTGCGTAGGAAGGAGGAGAAACTACCCGATGATAGTGCCATTCTTTTTAAGGCTGGCATTTCTATAGATCCACGGCGATTTGTCGTAAAACTTGGAGAGAATAATATAGATTTAACCCTTAGTGAATTTCGCCTACTGCACTTTTTGATGCGACATCCCGGTTGGGTGTTTACGCGCTATCAAATTGTAGATGCTATTAAAGGCGAAGATTATCCCGTAACGGATCGCTCAGTAGATGTTCAAATAGTGGGACTTAGGAAAAAGCTTGGCGAGCAGGGAAAGCTTGTAGAAACTGTTCGCGGCGTTGGATATCGTTTTAAGGAATAA